Below is a window of Cydia amplana chromosome 3, ilCydAmpl1.1, whole genome shotgun sequence DNA.
ctgtaaggttggcaacaatgtattttttaagtggccacacaaagtattgtaaaagagccaaaaagatactgcgtgtatgcacaaatgcttttttagggaatagactaaagacttgtcttgacaactttaagatagggttttaaagatgtgtgcacgaccctttaaatgacaaataaaagtacgggagtagaaaaacaatatATCAAACTTTGCGCGCAATTTCACACAATGATATCACAaactaatatatatttaatatgtgaaTTGTTATTCCTGCGATACCTATATAAGATACCTTTTCCCAGctcggaaaaaaataatttattttgtctaTAAACATATTCAATTGTCGcatgtattaaatattaatatgataGACGTGGAGTTGCCAAGCAGTCTTGGGGTGGCGCGCATCGGCTGCCTCGGGCTGCGCGCCACACTGCACTAGCTACAACTTGTAATTTACAATCAGACTTGTATGAACAAGTTATCAACTCCTTTAGTTATTCTTACAAGAAATTAACCTATAGTGAACATTATTTGACAGTGGAAATAACTCGTGCTTCATACGTCTTGATTATTTAATGGTGACGATGTATGAATAAAGAAACAAACTCCTATGTACATTGAGTTGTTGACATTCAGCAATTTACACTTTTCTAATAAAATCCTTGTCCTCTTCACACTGATTCAACTCTTAATCGAATTACCTCAAATTCAGTACACTTACTCGAAGACTTTTAGCATTATTGGATACGATAACAGAGCGTTCCGCTTTCGTTATTACGTTGTAAACATGTACAAAGGCAGCGAGCGATTTCAGGTAAATTGAAAATTTTTCCTTTTACGTTAGTGTAGACTGTAGAGTGTGGAGCCACGGTAGAATTAACGGGCTGCATACACGCGACCGCTGTTGATTCGACAGGAAAGCGGACATAAAGGGAACCTCTAGTGTCGAAAATTATCTTAACGTAATTCGCGTCCGCAATTAACGTTGCCCGTGGGAAGTCAGACAGACGGTATTACAGAGAGAGATGGGACTAGGCTAAGGTAAGGCTTAGCTAGGCTAGGCCCGCCACTACATATGATGTCAGTATCCAATCTGCCATGAAATATGAGCCTCCGCTTAGGCGTAATTTTTATccaattacaattattattatttatttcatagcaTGTTGCTGATACACGAGAGTAGTGCCGCCTAATGtaaagcggttaccgtagcctatgggcaCTTGTTTTTGATCCTATATCCTTTTTTTAGTTACCCCATATTAGTCTTTATAGGAAACCTCGGCAGGGATTTCATTCCACAGTCGTGCTCGCGATAGGAAAATCCTCTAAAACCGTGAAGTGCAGTTTTTGGCACTGAATTAAAGGTACATTTCAATTACTTTCGATTTGGTACTTTGACTTACGTAAAAATTGTTTGTAAATAACTAGTTACCTACAactgttattttttgttttagggtgcGAATTGAGACATGAAAAAATATGAATTGAGGACGTCGTCAGCGCCAGGAAGTGGAGACGGGTGCTGGCGTCACTGCGGCATCTAGTTAGCGTAGTTTCTGTGTATTCAGCCGTGGCCGGGGCAGCGTAATAACATTTTCATTTGTGCTCACGCTACAATAAACAACTCACGTCCCTCGCCTTTAGACAAAGACTCCGTCGTGAATTATGTACGTGTTAAAAGTAAACTGAAAGTGCCGCGTTGTGTGGCTGTTAATATAAATCATTGCTTATGTTTTCCGTTTGCGTTGGGGAAATTAAGTGCTAGTGGAAACTGTTCGCAATCTCGGAGTCGAGTGAACGCCGTGTGGCTATTTCTTGAAGCGCAATCTAGCAGCTCGCATGTGCATGTCTTAAACAAATGGTGCGCGTAATGCAATATGCTGAACCCATTTGTATACACTTGTATGTGCCATATAACTGGAAACATTATTTGATTTATCTCttcatacattttatttctgattttttttttgtgtaatatgtatatgataaatgtgctatatttatttatttacctagccggatatgtcagtagcaatgtaaagcaaactaaagtagggtatccctaggaaacgaacaaaaagcagcaatgtaggtacatcgaacaacgatgaattgtatacaaaatagttctacagataagatataaatgacacccgattttcgaacaattcaaacgtagtgttgctaacctgcgatttttaaatttttttactgacaagatttgcttgaccaagtatattttattattaaatgtattcAAATGGTTCAACACTTTTTAAATACAGTTAAAAACCCACATATTGTTCTATTTTTATGTTCCTTGTAAATGTTGTGGTGTCGTAATTCGTGAACCATGGGAGCCATTATGGACAAAATTACGATTTAACTCCACTACTAAAACAGCTTAAATAGGCCAGGCAAATTCAGGTTCTAAACGGTATTTGATTAATGGCGTCATGCTATCCTCTAAGGTAAATTAGTACAATTCATAGTAGTTAATTAGTACCTGTTGCTTAGTGATGTAGATGGGCTTGTTGATAATGATCCACGTGACGGTCTCGAAGCAGGCAGGAGCCGTCGTGGATCCGTCGTACGTCATGTAGTAGTCGGTGTCGGGCAACAGGCCTCGCACCGATAGCTTGTTTATTGGCATCTCCGCTCCTGGTAAGAGTTCAATCACTATAGTTAATACACCTCCAATCTATTCAACAACAacattgcatgaattctatagtaatttaaattgtatttatttttccttattttctcgaaatgcatgttaattataagatgtattttttttaaagatgtgtcccgccaagtttgttgccggtcccatattgggataccctcctccaattgagggggggatttaaatcttctcggggcagaggtgtagggttggagccggtctacctaattcataagcgcattgtaattatgcctacttgaataaagtatcttttatcttatcttatctttatcttattgtAACATATGCGATCGAGTGTTATTTCTACAGTAAGTTCGCTTTTGCGAGTCATATCAGGATTCAACCTCGCagctatacctatattataaaatagagctatacctatatacttaaatcgattcaacaaaaacatttttctCATAAAACAAAATGTCGTGCGTAGATATATTTTATCCGTTAGATAAAGTTCAGGTAGAATAAGTTAGAGACTTGGTCAGCATTTGATTTATGACTTTGGACGATATCCGATGTGGGTATTAGCGGACAGCAGTAAATGTGTGGCAAAAGtgcaaaattttataaaaatcttGTGTTTTATATGGAATGGCCCCAAGATCATTGATTGATTGAAGTGCTTTGTTATAAGCGTTTTACGCTTGTGAGTACATTAAATCTAGATCTAGATCTGAGTATTCCGGGatatttattcaaaatgcaGCAAATTGAAGCAAGCGAATGTTTCATTGTTGCATATACCTTTAAAACCTACCTAAATAGCGCTAATTTCTATGCGGCATCTTGAAAAATACCGAGAtcaaataatatatacctaccgagAATCTagtttaggtatacctacatatactttacaggtatatcctctagccgcccatacgtcaaaccttgccaagcaaaattaaattttattttgtcaacacagaattcaaattagaatggaacaggagacttttttataggtctctgggcggctagaggatataggtaatatatctACGAGACAGTCCCAGATCCCGATTCAGATTGGTGATTTCTGTTGCAGAAATATCACTGTTGAAGTGTTGACAGTTGACACATCATATCCAAAACCGTTTCATAACAAGAAaataaaatcagaatcgggctccAAGTCGCTACGACGACGCTAGCTGTGTTGTTGTTAGTGTGAGTCGCTTACCcccatatttaatattttctagTTCTTCAGTCAAAATCCTTAATTCAGGATTTGATAAATCTCCGAGCTGTAACGATTAATATTTTCTATTCATGATTGTTGTAGAAAGataaactaaaatgtataatatttctataaatataaattacatatCTTGTCATCAAAAACCATTAATGAAAATTAATGAAACGCTTCCCAAATGTGGAATTCCGACCCGATAGTGACTAGCACTATAGTTTTTACCTTCACTCAGGTAGTTCTTAATTTGAACTAATAGCTTTGGTGGATAATCCAATGGTGCGCAGAAAATTCCAATTTCCTTAATTAATCCCGCAGTTTGGGTTGAACCTATGAATAGGTGTGGTCAGACACTATTTCGATATTTCCAATTACTATAAAAGCATACTTGGGTAAATAAAATTCAATGAATTAATAAAAGCATTGCCTTGCTTAGTACATTATTGCGCCGGTACTTtgctttaaattattatttggcGGATCACGCAACTTAAACGGCCTCTTAGCTGAGTCGGTAGTGACTCTGCCTAATACAAAGCAGAACTTGTTCATGACATAAATTAGTTCCTGAGATATGGTtgctttctatgtatttatttgtgaaTAATTTCTACCCTATAACTAAGATGAATCAAATGCTTGAAGTTACCTGTAGGAGAAGCGAGATCGAAACAATTCCTTGAGCTTTGTGCAGTGCTTCAGAGAAATTTGAATAAAGCTGCGAATTGAAACCAAATATTTGAATCTGCAAGAATGGAAAAGTTTGAATTAATGGGTCTTACAATGTGTTTCAGTGTATGCTCTGCAGCATTATATTGCACAAGAAACGTCCTTTAAATGTCTAAAGTTTTTGGTAAAACAATTTAACGTAAACCTTATTTAGTTGTACTTGGCTGGGAGAGATTTTTTACTGTTCCATCCGGAGACAGCGTATGACAGACGACTTTTGGATTTCGTGGTGTTAAGTGaagttaattattaaaataattaaaaaatcctttatttAAATTGCACGATAACTCTGGAATTTACTACCTaacatccatccatccattacTTAGTGCATAGTTTGTTACGTAGGAGGACAGTTTCGCTATTACGAGTTGGTAGCAAAATTCAATTCCTATTTTTATTTCAGTACCTAAATgaataaatgtattaaattgTTATACTGGTACATCGTATACTCAAAAGCGCGTTATTGTTCTATATCTCTAAATTGTcttaacttttttattaaacGCTTTCTGAATAACTTAAATCGTGTTTTGTTACTTATGGTAGGTATAGCTACATAATATATTCAGTGCAAATTAAATAGCTGATAAAATGTTGATAAAAACAATAAAGCGATCAACTGATTTATGCTTTAAAAAGGCATATAccaaacgttttatttttaaagcttttttctCGCTTGTCTAAAGATAAAGAGTAAAAAATGTACACAAGAATGAGCACATGATTTTGGGATTTAAAGTGGCTGCGTAAGAATTTGTCACATAAATAAACACGAATCGCGCTCGAGTTGGCTCGCAGTCGTTCGTCGGGATTACGTTTGGGATTTCGGCGTCTCCGTGTCGGAGCCGGCCGATGCGTGTGAAAACATCTGTTACGCCTTCTTTTGAGACCTCTCGAAAGAATCTTTGATAAAATTTACTGTCGGAGTAACGTGTTTATTCGGCAATGTAACTTTGTGAAGGCTTACTTTCTTGCTAgataaataatgttttagtaGAGGAAGGAAATTGTTTGTTGAAAGACGCTAAATACAATGTTTAGTGACTTTTGAAGGATATTCAGTCAAATATCTAAGAAGCGGCGAATATTTtgggaaataaaaatacataaactaAATACCTTACAAGTTCTGATATAACaatagttgtgtttttagggttccgtaccaaagggtaaaaagcggccaagtgcgagtcggactcgcccatgaagggttccgtatttaggcgatttatgacgtattaaaaaaaaactacttgctagatctcgttcaaaccaattttcggtggaagtttacatggtaatgtacatcatatattttttttagttttatcattctcttattttagaagttagggggggggggggggggacacacattttaccactttggaagtgtctctcgcgcaaactattcagtttagaaaaaaatgatattaggaacctcaatatcatttttgaagacctatccatagataccccacacgtatgggttcgatgaaaaaaaaaattttgagtttcagttcgaagtatggggaaccccaaaaattaattgttttttttctatttttgtgtgaaaatcttaatgcggttcacagaatacatctacttaccaagtttcaacagtatagttcttatagtttcggagaaaagtggctgtgacatacggacggacagacagacggacagacagacggacagacagacatgacgaatctataagggttccgttttttgccatttggctacggaaccctaaaaacgggaccctattactaagactccgctgtccgtccgtccgtctgtcaccaggctgtttctcacgaaccgtgatagctagacagttgaaattttcacaaatgatgtatttctgttgccgctataacaacaaatactaaaaacagaataaaataaagatttaagtggggctcccatacaacaaacgtgatttttgaccgaagttaagcaacgtcgggcggggtcagtacttggatgggtgaccgtttttttgcttgttttgctctattttttgttgatagtgcggaaccctccgtgcgcgaatccgactcgcacttggccgattttttttttgttttaatctaAACCAAACTTAAAGTAAATTAGCTGTTCGGTATTTAGAAAGACAGGCATACAATAATAACATTCCTACTCTCCTATttaacataagtataaaaaaaatgttaagtctTTCACTTCgcttaaatacaaataaaaatacgcaCAAAAGGTGAACAGAACTATACATAACtccctaagtacctacttaaaaggaATAAGTTTGTTGCTTACCTCAGCAGGAAACGAATATCCGTTGATGGCGTGCTCTGAACCAAATTGATCATGAAGCCCGTAATGTATATGTATTTCGTGAAACTGATACTTATAGGAGAGCGGGCCCCCAGTGATGTTGATGTGGTGTCGAGTCTCGTTCTCCACCGTGAATATCACGGAGTGACCCGTATTGCTTATCAGCCCATTTATCTGCGAGCAATAAACGCCTTAGCAATAAATTGAGGTTAACAAATTGAATAATTACCTGAAATAAATGTTGAATTCGTAATGTGGATGAAATTTACTGGCTtgctttaaaataaatcatgcGTTGTTCGTTAAATaagttaattattaggtacctgctatattgtacaaaaataaattaatgctATAAAATAACTGATGTAAAAGTCGAAATATTTTGAAAACCAGAAACCAGCTTCGTCTGTGTTTAATGATGATTTTCATGATACCCAATCTCATCTAAATTGGTTTAAGAGAAAAAACCTAAACATAAAATACAgataattatattataggtaGTAATTTTGCATTTAACTTTGttgtgtttgtttttaatttagttatttattggatacttgctaaatatttgtaaataagaataattaatattttatattataaattaataattgacaattattttatgttaaattGCTTATATGGTTGAAAAACGCAACACGTCCAGCAAACTTGTACCTCTTTGTGTCCTATTTACAgtactaagttaaaaatactTCGATTTTTATGGCTTTGTATTGGCTTTGGATTAAATTTTTATGgctttatatatatttcagtaTAGTAATGAAAAGTTATAATTTGGGGGGATATCagcaatagtagcatagattgttagaagaactgctgtaccatgttctactaacatgctcagtagatgtcccattatagaaaggtcttagtgtaaggcctgagtggacgctcggagcggagcgttcggcggggcgtgcaacgtggcgtcgggctcacgcgtgatgtgagcagcgtgcactaaggccgctcctatacgcttgcatttgtttgacatgcacgccgcacgccccgccccgctgcacgcccaactcgagcgtccactcaggccgtacacttataactaccataaaatgcaagtttggttcatttaaatacgaaaaacctagaattttaagagtgactcaggcgaccgtaaccatagcaacgtgtgacaagaaaaagttgattaacccatacTCACCCTATGCTTATCTATATGTAAGAACCGTAGATTGGGGTCAAACAGCAGTTTGTCCGGCTCCAGGTTGACCGGGGACTGGCGACGGCCCTTGTTGCACAGAGACCATTCTGGGTTGATTAAACCCCAGAACGCTGGCCCTGTTTaatagaaaattatttttaaatgactTTTAGAAATATACTGACACTAACATATACATAACATATTTAGAAATATAATTGTATAAAAACgctaatagtatagtataaaaacGCTAGCTACATGAATAAGTTCTACTAACATAACTATAAgtattattatgttatattactttatactttatgtcttaattacataattagatATACATTAAGTATTAACGTACGTCGTGTTTATCTATATTTGGATAAACACTTATTCATgtactttttttgtgttttctgtAGTGTTGTATCTGTTGGTaaaccttaaataaataaaataaaataattttgttaccCAAGCAATTACGTGGCgactcttaagagccaacaggagtggtcatttctccatacaaacctactcgactgtttccaccgtgggttttgaagctagagcaatgatttttttcaacacagattaatattgtcaatatctgtgtcggaccgttttgctttttttgatatttttgttttttaaggcgctagagcccttcaaaaatggccaaaatggcctaattgactatgccgcaatgagaggcgtgctattcaaaactaacatcaattagtcaaaaaagcaaaacggccgacacagataatgtcataatcatttagatttccaaatttggttacgattggttaagttttggaggaggaaacagtcgagtacgaaacctcgatttttgatatttttacgtaggatttttcgccttgtccttatcgcactagttttagaagccgcttccgttagcgagacgggtatatttacctaaaatattgaaatcttagctcctgttggctcttaacaccaGACATGAACACCAGGcattatacaataaatacatttttagaatacattgtatttactttttattttaaaatacagctgtacttttttaaatatttctgaaaaaaaaatagtaacatTTTATCGGCTACGGTCCCTACGGTTTTCCTGGTGTCATATCTCAAAAACGAATGTTACCTACCGGAAGACCCTTTTCCATTAAATAAGCAGTGAATGCATCCTACCTTTGTGATAGTGTATTTCAAACCATTAAGCTGCGCTTCAAAATGAAAGTTAATAGCAAGGGtacaatattatatacttaggttttaggtacatataataatgtttttttaatgttattttacgGTGTTTTAATAAGAATCATTTTACTTAAGAAATTCATCTAGTATCCTAGGCGAAACAATAAAGCTAGCCCTTTGCAATAGCTTGTTGCTGTACTAATGCCTTGCATTGCCTTTATAAGGGCTACCAATTTAGCGCTTTTTATAAAACTTtcccgtatttttattttttatataaataaaaaatgttgtaATTAAAATTAGTATACAATACCCTACTAGTAAAATGACAACGTGATTGATTCGTATTGTAAACTCATAGTCGATATTTCCGAAGAATTCACGTGAATTTAGTGAACAATGTGAACATATTTCTATTATGTTCGGTTTGTTATGTCACGGTATGACTGCATCCGATCCGCAGTATCTATATATCCTCAGTGAAAGCTACGAGTAGCTTATCAGTATTTTAAATTCAGATTTTATCTTATGTAGATTTTGTATAAAGCCACTGTTACCGGTATTCCGACTACCGCTATTAATTGAGGTacctacaaacagcaacactctttaaCTAtccatcaatcaatcaataattttatttcgtcaTCATAGGTGTAAATACATTATTAGTACAAcaggtagggtttgcacgatggagccgaaatgtatgggaagatccgcggatcccgatccagatccggataatttcattcatttcggatccggattgcaaaccctaagtaCAGGTGATAGGGTGTTTTTTCAATGCAGCAGCTATGATGTACCTTTCCGGCTTacgatatttaaaatatagctaagtaatacaattattaattattatcggtggaccttatgccttttgtaataaggtataccgacagttaacagtgtaggCGATGGTAGGTATTACTGGTAATTATAGCAATGTTAAGTGTCACCGTTCATGCTGCTAACGTATCCCACACGCACGCCAAACGCGTTCGCCTCTTTTTGGGACAGAATAACTTCTTTATAACATAcgtaaattatataatttttgccatacactacataattgaattttattcaTTACTCAATTACCATTCAATATGGCAAAGTACTCCAATAGGGAAACTATGAAAGTAGCCAAAGTGCTTTGGAACGCGTTCACGGTTTTATTATTTACGACCTTGAAAATTGCATGGAAGCCGGCGCAGCGGTTGCGGTCACGCCCTCTTTATGGCCACGCGTTAGCGAACTTTCCTTTAAATGCTTTTTGCGTTCAGAACTATATTTACACATGATTTACTGTCCAAATTATGATAGTTGGCAGTACCAGGTATAAAATACACTATAACTACATACTAAACTAATAATACAATGAAATTCGACAGTTATCTGGTtataattattaggtattaactaTTTCTCGTTTTGAATACATGTTAACCCACATTTACAGACGGGTCGGGAAACGACGGTAAATAAAGCTAATAAAACTTGGTcggttttattttcatttgaagtaatgaacggaaccctaaaaaaatagaCACCACGCTCGAACGAGGTGCGAGCAGCGAGTAACGCGGTGGCTAACTATTTGTAGAGTTTACCCTACTTCGTTGCCGGAGAACAGCAGATTGATGAACAAACTCAAGCTATTCAAAATAGTTAAAAAGAACTTTCAATTTCCCTACACATTGTGTTTAAGAAAAAAcaacagccagcctattatggatagctttatccatctttatccacgtgataaaataactgtcactgtttaacaccgtgggaaagaaagtgacggacaccgttttatcacgctgtcacgtagacaagaacgaccatcatatccgtacaggtatcTAAAACATCGAAATCCATATATGTTAGGTAAGTAGAGTAAGACTAAGATAAGACTGCAACGCAATAATTTGACTGACAATTAAAAAACTGTAGGTTTAGTTTGGCATTTTTTTTGCAGTCACTAAACGTTATCCTATGGTATGATTGTGTATTGGCAGAATCGTTTTAATATTCGTTGTGTTATGATATCGCCGCGAGCTAGCAACGATTTCGCTTCGATACTGGAATGGGACCGAACTCGTTGCGTGCTCGCGGCGTTATCGTTGCGTGCTCGCAGCGAGATCGTTGCGCGCTCGCGGCGAACACGTTGCGCGCTCGCGACGATCTCGCTGCGCGCTCGCCTCGCTTTCAACTCGCTTGCAAATCGCCAGTTTGCCAGCGCTCTTCATGCAGGTGATTCAAATGAATAGAAGAAAACAGTTCTTTAAAATATCGCCTAGGCATATTTGAGTGgctctcaatatactttttataaaacaATACGAAAACAATTTCATTGTTACAGGGAAATGCAAATCCCCAAAGAGAATAGTAATCAGGAACAGTGTGAAATATAAGTACGCATATGACGCGATAACACACCTCACAATTTTGCCAGTAACGCGATATGAATACAAGATAAATCGCCCGTATAAATTTCACGTCACGTAAACTGCTAAAAATGTTATCTGCACGAGAAATTGATACGGCTCGCAAACGTAATGTTTTGCGTCGCTTGTGGTAGGTCAATGGATTGAGATTTTACACGAACCATATTCGTGCCGCTTTGCCTTTGAACGATTTATCGGGTTAAACCATATCCGAGTACTAATAAAAAGGGGGCTGCGTTGGTATGTTGGTATTTTGATGGGACCGCGTTTGTGGTTTTTATCAAATTAAAACCTATTGTTCCGTTTAAACCACTTGTTACTAATTTAATTACAGTACCTACCGTTTTATGATGAGTGGAGTATATAaaatgatggtcgttcttgtctacgtgacagcgtgataaaacggtgtccgtcactttctttcccacggtgttaaacagtgacagttattttatcacgtggataaagatggataaagctatccataataggctggcagtttatattgaaatgtaatttaattttgctttCAATGCTAATGGGTTGTGTCGCTCATTGGCTCACTATATCACAATTTAAATGGCATTCATCCAAATTTCATATTGGTTAATGTGACTATTTTTGTAAAACAATTATCTTTAAGTGTGTCATTTTCATGGCGAAGGTGTGGGACCTTTGtcgatacctacctaaaaatcacgatataatatttttagccGAGCTATTATAGGCCAAATGGATAGGGGAAATGGATTTATTATAAGTAAATGTCATCGATAGTCAATCATTCTTTGGTTTAGGATTCGTACGATTGATTATCGACTAGTTAATTTACACTTTATTACCCATCGATCATGGATCCATAGATCGAGCATTGATCAACAGACTGAGCATTTTAATAATGCTCTGACTATGCATCTAATAGATCGAATATTtatgtaaagtaaagtaaaacaagtaaaacggtGCAAGCTCACCTGAGATGCCGTCGTAGGTCCACCATTCCTCCCAGCTGACGCCACTCACGCCTGCAATCAAACCGACTCTAATTAAGTCTGCACAATTCTCATTATGAACACTCTCGACTAGCCGCCTCGAGAATGAAGCGGCGGGCGGGCACGTGCTCTCTGCTTATAAATTCTTCATACTTCATTTGGCGTCCTTGGAAGAAGAACGTCGGATGGAACAACGGAATAGTACACATGAGCGACTTTC
It encodes the following:
- the LOC134662799 gene encoding carbonic anhydrase-related protein 10-like, encoding MYGLLGAAANSALLQLLLSITGVSGVSWEEWWTYDGISGPAFWGLINPEWSLCNKGRRQSPVNLEPDKLLFDPNLRFLHIDKHRINGLISNTGHSVIFTVENETRHHINITGGPLSYKYQFHEIHIHYGLHDQFGSEHAINGYSFPAEIQIFGFNSQLYSNFSEALHKAQGIVSISLLLQLGDLSNPELRILTEELENIKYGGAEMPINKLSVRGLLPDTDYYMTYDGSTTAPACFETVTWIIINKPIYITKQQLHGLRRLMQGDARHPKAPLGNNFRPPQPLHHRALRTNIDFDLTKYPGKSCPSMHRDMHYKAKSWTQY